In bacterium, a single window of DNA contains:
- the sucC gene encoding Succinate--CoA ligase [GDP-forming] subunit beta, giving the protein MKLQEYQGKELFRAVGIPVPPGEVATTPDQAVEIASRLGWPVVIKSQVLVGGRGKAGGVKLAHTAEEAREKATAILGMDIKGLTVEKVLITQAVDIEAEYYVAITLDRDARRDVIIVSAAGGMDIEEVAEKTPEKIVKHWIDPAVGLPPWLARDICFRAGFDQEAATKAASMVLKCYQAYVKYDATLTEINPLVVTPTKEVWAVDCKFIIDDNALFRQNVTAEGETDATDPLEKLAQERKLNYVRLEDGNIGIIGNGAGLVMGTMDAVRDAGGRPADFLDIGGGAKAEVVANSLDLVLQDPNVKGVLINVFGGITRCDEVAKGLLEGIERTKPQVPLVVRLEGTAAAEGRALLAESGLPFAKGLREAAELIVQKSLS; this is encoded by the coding sequence GTGAAGCTGCAGGAATATCAGGGTAAAGAACTCTTTCGGGCCGTCGGGATCCCGGTCCCGCCAGGCGAGGTCGCCACGACCCCCGACCAGGCGGTGGAGATCGCATCGCGACTCGGCTGGCCGGTGGTTATCAAATCCCAGGTGCTGGTCGGTGGGCGCGGCAAGGCCGGGGGCGTCAAGCTCGCCCACACCGCCGAGGAAGCCCGGGAGAAGGCGACCGCCATCCTCGGCATGGACATCAAGGGTCTGACGGTCGAGAAGGTCCTGATCACGCAGGCGGTCGACATCGAGGCGGAGTACTACGTCGCCATCACCCTCGACCGCGATGCCCGGCGCGATGTCATCATCGTTTCCGCCGCTGGCGGGATGGACATCGAGGAAGTCGCAGAGAAGACTCCGGAGAAAATCGTCAAGCACTGGATCGACCCCGCTGTCGGCCTCCCCCCCTGGCTCGCCCGGGACATCTGCTTCCGCGCCGGCTTCGATCAGGAAGCCGCCACCAAGGCCGCCAGCATGGTGCTGAAGTGCTACCAGGCGTATGTCAAATACGACGCCACCCTGACCGAAATCAATCCCCTCGTGGTGACCCCGACGAAGGAAGTCTGGGCGGTCGACTGCAAGTTCATCATCGATGACAACGCCCTCTTCCGGCAGAACGTCACTGCCGAGGGAGAGACCGACGCCACGGACCCGCTGGAGAAGCTGGCCCAGGAGCGCAAGCTGAATTATGTCCGTCTGGAAGACGGCAACATCGGCATCATCGGCAACGGCGCAGGATTGGTCATGGGAACTATGGATGCTGTCCGGGACGCCGGCGGACGTCCGGCGGACTTCCTGGACATCGGCGGCGGCGCGAAAGCCGAAGTCGTAGCCAACAGCCTCGACCTCGTGCTGCAGGACCCCAACGTGAAAGGGGTACTGATCAATGTCTTCGGCGGCATCACCCGCTGCGACGAAGTCGCCAAGGGGCTGCTGGAAGGGATCGAACGCACGAAACCCCAGGTGCCGCTGGTGGTCCGCCTCGAAGGGACCGCTGCCGCTGAAGGCCGCGCCCTGCTGGCGGAGTCCGGCCTCCCCTTCGCCAAGGGTCTGCGTGAAGCCGCTGAGCTAATCGTCCAGAAAAGCCTCAGCTAG